Part of the bacterium genome is shown below.
GATACGAAAGTGTTTGGCGTCAACTCGTCGTTGAGTATCCCGAATTGGTTTGGACGGAGATAAGCGCAAAAGCTTGGTTGGCAGGACGGGCGCTGGATTATCTATTAGACCCCAAGTACGCGACAAAGGCAGCCGTGGGCAAAGTAGGGATCCTCGGGCACTCTCGACATGGCAAGCAATCGCTAATGGCGGCGGCGATGGATGAGCGGATCACTTCAGTTATGGCGCGCAGCCCAGGTTCGCCGGGGATTTGTCCTTATCGTTTCACTTCACGCCATAGCTTTGCCGAAACCCCGGAAGATTTCCCTTTTACTTTCCCGCACAACTGGTTCCGACTAGAACTTCGTGGATTTACCGGAAGAGAGAATGAGCTTCCGATAGATGCGCATGGCTGGGTGGGCTTAATTGCACCGCGGCACTGTATGGTTCATACGGCTCATCATGATGGCTGCGACCCGACATTTGCCGCCGAGCAGTCGTATCTTGAAGGCAAGACGGTCTATGAATTTCTAGGAAAGCCGGAGAACTTTCGCCTCGACTACAGAGAAGGCGCTCATGGCCCCATCACCGATGAGCATCGGCAGCACGATATGGACTGGTTCGAGCACTCATGGGGAATAAAGAAAAAAGAATATCCCGAAGTGCTCATCCACCATTTTGATTGGAAGCAGTGGAGATCGAAATTATCGGCAGAGGATTTGAAGGTTCCTGAAGGCAAGCGGGAGCGAATTTTGTGGGCGTTAGGACAGGAGCCAAAGATTGAATGGGATGGCAATCTCACCTTCACAAGTGATGCAGACAACTTGATGATGGAGCGCCGGCTGGCGGATTGCGGGACTGCCGTCAGCTTCGGTGAGAACGTGCACGGATATGTCCATTATGATAAGAGTATTAAGGAACCGATGCCGGTGATTATTTGGCTGCATCCTTACTCGTATCATAGCGGTTGCACCGAGAGCTATGGGGTTCAGGGAATGTCCCTTTATCAGCGTTTTACTGAAGCGGGTTTTTTGGTACTGGGCTTTGACCAAACCGGATGCGGGTTGCGATTGCTGGAGTGCCAAGATTTTTATCAGAAATACCCCAAGTGGTCGCGCCTTGGGCGGATGGTGCATGACGTAAAATCGGCTGTTGATTTTCTTGTGGAAGGTAAAGGGATAGCCAAAGAGCCTTTGCCCCCAATCGATAAGAACCGGCTCTTTTGCCTTGGCTATTCGATGGGCGGGATGGTCGGTTTGTATGCGACCGCTCTTGATGAGCGTATCAAAGCCGTTTCAGCGTTATGCGCTTTCACCCCGCTTCGCAACGATACGGACCAAAAATCCACTGGCGGCATTCGGCGTTTGTGGGAACTTCATTCTCTTCAACCGTTGTTAGGCCTCTATAACGGCTGTGAGAACGAGATTCCATACGATTTCGAGGATATTTTCGAGCTAATCGCTCCAAGACCTTGCCAAGTTACCGCCCCACAGCTCGATCGCGAGGCGGATTTAAAGGATGTTATCTCATGCGTTTCCAAAGCAGGGTCTGCGTGGGCAGTCCATAAGCTGCCTTATGGACTAAACTTTAATTCGCCTGTTGATTTCAATCGCTTCCAAGCCGACCAGCAACAAAAGTTTATCGAATGGACAAAATGGATGACGAGCATGGGGATTTTCGGCTCTTAACGTTGTACTCGTTTGTCGACGGCTTCTTGAGTTAGCTTTAGGAATTGCTTTGGCCCCTCGGGGATCCAGCCGCATTGAGCATACAGACTGTGCGCTTGCTGGAAGCACTCAAGAGCTTTCTGAAGACGACCCTGAAGCCGATAGACTCGGCCTAGTTGGTAGACCGCAAGCTGGTTGCTTGGGCAATAGTTGACGCTCTTTTCGAGGTAAAGCGCTGTCATTTCTAAGCCTT
Proteins encoded:
- a CDS encoding alpha/beta hydrolase; the encoded protein is MKYSNPYLPPLLKFLDGTPVKTIEDWEKRRSEIRELMCQYFIGTVPDTPPALLAAEVVGEEAKGSSTIKRVKLTFDTKNKFSCELTLWVPEGDGPFPVVMVQPIEYQYGWAEAALARRFLVCLYPGTDGFDPQPDYPGYESVWRQLVVEYPELVWTEISAKAWLAGRALDYLLDPKYATKAAVGKVGILGHSRHGKQSLMAAAMDERITSVMARSPGSPGICPYRFTSRHSFAETPEDFPFTFPHNWFRLELRGFTGRENELPIDAHGWVGLIAPRHCMVHTAHHDGCDPTFAAEQSYLEGKTVYEFLGKPENFRLDYREGAHGPITDEHRQHDMDWFEHSWGIKKKEYPEVLIHHFDWKQWRSKLSAEDLKVPEGKRERILWALGQEPKIEWDGNLTFTSDADNLMMERRLADCGTAVSFGENVHGYVHYDKSIKEPMPVIIWLHPYSYHSGCTESYGVQGMSLYQRFTEAGFLVLGFDQTGCGLRLLECQDFYQKYPKWSRLGRMVHDVKSAVDFLVEGKGIAKEPLPPIDKNRLFCLGYSMGGMVGLYATALDERIKAVSALCAFTPLRNDTDQKSTGGIRRLWELHSLQPLLGLYNGCENEIPYDFEDIFELIAPRPCQVTAPQLDREADLKDVISCVSKAGSAWAVHKLPYGLNFNSPVDFNRFQADQQQKFIEWTKWMTSMGIFGS